One region of Oncorhynchus nerka isolate Pitt River linkage group LG22, Oner_Uvic_2.0, whole genome shotgun sequence genomic DNA includes:
- the LOC115122064 gene encoding vascular cell adhesion protein 1-like isoform X1: protein MACPENMFFLIVLFISGVLACFGQRDLITTMPDRLDVLTGSCVQIPCSFDIPDQHKDKFNSAILPSGVWIKENSNFRERPDNVIFNSSKMVNRYQGKITGNISQMNCTTVFFNVTTNYTNIYFLRIESQPFRATDPDKSVEIDVSDFPSSPNLTVSGEVKEGTPVSLNCSAVAPCPEHPPELTWTLPTQFTTENQLQENPDQTISVLSTVTFTPSYLHHEKNITCTSVYPVGTSNKKAEHNMMLNVSFSPKDTSASISPADSVSVGSCVNLTCSSTANPPVTNFTWFQISEGKRTQVASGQSYTLNVTVGDGGLYYCEARNCQGCGKSNEVQLDIKGQEESKTSGVGFWFLVSGFWGCSRNSGDHFAYQPDQSFCMEEKLEAPRWT from the exons ATGGCTTGTCCTGAGAACATGTTTTTTCTCATTGTCCTCTTTATATCAG GTGTTTTGGCCTGTTTTGGCCAACGAGATTTGATCACCACAATGCCAGATAGACTGGATGTACTGACTGGCTCCTGTGTGCAAATCCCATGTTCATTTGATATTCCTGACCAACATAAGGATAAATTTAACAGCGCAATACTACCCTCTGGAGTGTGGATTAAAGAAAACTCAAACTTTCGTGAGCGTCCGGACAAtgtgatatttaacagtagtAAGATGGTCAACAGATATCAAGGGAAGATAACTGGAAACATTTCCCAGATGAACTGCACCACAGTCTTCTTCAATGTAACCACCAATTACACTAATATATACTTCCTCAGGATTGAGAGTCAACCATTCCGTGCAACAGATCCTGATAAGTCTGTTGAAATAGATGTCAGTG ATTTTCCTTCCAGTCCCAACCTTACTGTCTCAGGTGAGGTGAAGGAAGGGACCCCTGTCAGTTTGAACTGCTCTGCTGTTGCTCCCTGTCCCGAACACCCCCCTGAGCTGACATGGACTCTCCCAACACAATTTACAACTGAGAACCAACTGCAGGAGAATCCAGACCAAACCATATCAGTTCTCTCCACGGTGACCTTCACTCCGTCATACCTTCATCATGAGAAGAACATCACTTGTACCTCAGTCTACCCAGTAGGGACAAGCAACAAGAAAGCTGAACATAACATGATGCTTAACGTTTCAT tctctcctaaGGACACCTCGGCCTCCATCAGTCCAGCTGATTCAGTATCAGTGGGCAGCTGTGTTAATCTGACCTGCAGCAGTACAGCCAACCCTCCTGTGACAAACTTCACCTGGTTCCAGATCAGTGAGGGTAAACGAACACAGGTAGCATCTGGACAGAGTTACACCCTCAATGTGACTGTTGGTGATGGAGGACTGTACTACTGTGAAGCAAGAAATTGTCAAGGCTGTGGGAAATCAAATGAAGTGCAGCTGGATATAAAAG GGCAAGAAGAGTCAAAAACCTCAGGGGTTGGTTTCTGGTTTCTGGTTTCTGGTTTCTGGGGTTGCAGCAGGAACTCTGGGGACCATTTTGCTTATCAGCCTGATCAGTCTTTTTGTATG GAGGAGAAACTCGAGGCTCCACGATGGACTTGA
- the LOC115122064 gene encoding vascular cell adhesion protein 1-like isoform X2, protein MEGSGVGFEPEGVLACFGQRDLITTMPDRLDVLTGSCVQIPCSFDIPDQHKDKFNSAILPSGVWIKENSNFRERPDNVIFNSSKMVNRYQGKITGNISQMNCTTVFFNVTTNYTNIYFLRIESQPFRATDPDKSVEIDVSDFPSSPNLTVSGEVKEGTPVSLNCSAVAPCPEHPPELTWTLPTQFTTENQLQENPDQTISVLSTVTFTPSYLHHEKNITCTSVYPVGTSNKKAEHNMMLNVSFSPKDTSASISPADSVSVGSCVNLTCSSTANPPVTNFTWFQISEGKRTQVASGQSYTLNVTVGDGGLYYCEARNCQGCGKSNEVQLDIKGQEESKTSGVGFWFLVSGFWGCSRNSGDHFAYQPDQSFCMEEKLEAPRWT, encoded by the exons ATGGAGGGCTCGGGTGTTGGGTTTGAGCCTGAAG GTGTTTTGGCCTGTTTTGGCCAACGAGATTTGATCACCACAATGCCAGATAGACTGGATGTACTGACTGGCTCCTGTGTGCAAATCCCATGTTCATTTGATATTCCTGACCAACATAAGGATAAATTTAACAGCGCAATACTACCCTCTGGAGTGTGGATTAAAGAAAACTCAAACTTTCGTGAGCGTCCGGACAAtgtgatatttaacagtagtAAGATGGTCAACAGATATCAAGGGAAGATAACTGGAAACATTTCCCAGATGAACTGCACCACAGTCTTCTTCAATGTAACCACCAATTACACTAATATATACTTCCTCAGGATTGAGAGTCAACCATTCCGTGCAACAGATCCTGATAAGTCTGTTGAAATAGATGTCAGTG ATTTTCCTTCCAGTCCCAACCTTACTGTCTCAGGTGAGGTGAAGGAAGGGACCCCTGTCAGTTTGAACTGCTCTGCTGTTGCTCCCTGTCCCGAACACCCCCCTGAGCTGACATGGACTCTCCCAACACAATTTACAACTGAGAACCAACTGCAGGAGAATCCAGACCAAACCATATCAGTTCTCTCCACGGTGACCTTCACTCCGTCATACCTTCATCATGAGAAGAACATCACTTGTACCTCAGTCTACCCAGTAGGGACAAGCAACAAGAAAGCTGAACATAACATGATGCTTAACGTTTCAT tctctcctaaGGACACCTCGGCCTCCATCAGTCCAGCTGATTCAGTATCAGTGGGCAGCTGTGTTAATCTGACCTGCAGCAGTACAGCCAACCCTCCTGTGACAAACTTCACCTGGTTCCAGATCAGTGAGGGTAAACGAACACAGGTAGCATCTGGACAGAGTTACACCCTCAATGTGACTGTTGGTGATGGAGGACTGTACTACTGTGAAGCAAGAAATTGTCAAGGCTGTGGGAAATCAAATGAAGTGCAGCTGGATATAAAAG GGCAAGAAGAGTCAAAAACCTCAGGGGTTGGTTTCTGGTTTCTGGTTTCTGGTTTCTGGGGTTGCAGCAGGAACTCTGGGGACCATTTTGCTTATCAGCCTGATCAGTCTTTTTGTATG GAGGAGAAACTCGAGGCTCCACGATGGACTTGA